Part of the Engystomops pustulosus chromosome 4, aEngPut4.maternal, whole genome shotgun sequence genome is shown below.
CCATGTGTGCCTTCCCCGAGGCCGGCTCATACCAGATCCGGGAGGCCTTTATGCACCAGAACCCAGAACTGGAGCCGCCCAAACTAGAAGAAGGACAAGGCGAGGATGGACATCTGGGGAATTTACCCAAGAGCAGCAGCACCTTAATGATGGCCTTCCGGGACGTCACCGTTCAGATAGACAATAACAACATCTccgtctcctcctccacctccttgtcTATGTCCAATTGTTTGGCCGGGAGCCAGAACCCAAAACCAGAGGAGGAAAGGGCTGGTGGAGAAGTTACATTGGATCCTCCAATACAGGAACCTTCCGTTCACGAGGCACACCTCATCCAGAACTCCTTCCCTGAGGTCAACGGTGATGGCGTCGGGAAGGAGCTGGTTGGACCAGTTCCTACTGAAACCGAACCTACCGACCTCTCGGAACagctgagcagcagcagcacctccACCTCCGCCAAGTCTGTGTCCGAGGTGTCTTCTAAGGAGGCCTTACAAGCCATGATCCTCAGCCTCCCGCGGTACTATTGTGAGAACCCCGCCAGCTGCCGCTCACCAACCCTCTCCACCGACACCATGAGGAAGAGGCTGTACCGCATCGGGCTCAACCTGTTCAatatgtgaggagggggagaagggTTACGGGGTAGAGGACTTCCCATgagcagggtctctgtgtagtaaTATGGAGGTTATATTCCCAAAAATAGGAATACACTCTgaatatattcatatattaaGCCAATCAGCACGCAGCTTACTTGTAGGTGATATATCAGAAATTTCCTAGGGGTCTGATGGCTTCAGTTAGGAAAAAAACATGACAATGGATTGTTATTCATGTAGAGAAAGGGTCTTGTACGCTGGTACAGTAGTTTTTTAAAAATGGAACTCCCCTTTAAATCAAGTGCAAATAAGGTAATTAAAGGGGAAGTCGAACCTAGTATGTCATATTGAAATGGGGCCATGTTCTTAGACTATTACAGGGTACCATTAAAATCTGTGGCCCTCATGTCCAAAGCAGCCAATCGGTGCACAACTTTAATTTTTCCAGATTTTAGTTTTCAATATAAATAACTATCTCTGATTGAGCGCTACTTACTCAGGTATTTTGTTGAAACATCCAAATTTTCTAGGATTTCTACAATGGTGGCCATTCCCAGACTGTATAGGCCTAAAGGCCCTAATATTAGTAACTAGgcttgcccatagcaaccaatgagagctcaccATTCATTTCTTAGcctgctgtaaaaaaaataaaagctaagcTGGGATTGGTTACCAGGAGCATCAAAGCTAAAATGCCTAATATGACAGGATTATCCAAATTTTCAGTAAGCAAGTAAACAAGTATGGATTATCTTAACCTTAAACCTCCGAACTAGCATTGTACATTCTCAGACAGTTTGGGGGGAGACCTTAATAATCCAATTTTACCATTAAGAATATGGTAAACAATGCTTGCCCGTAGCAACCAACCAGAGATCAGCTCTCATTTCTTAGACTGCTCTGGGAAATTGAaatctaagctctgattggttgctcttGTTGTCAGACTGTTTTTGGTGAACGAGGCCTAGTTCTTACGTGCACTTTCTATCATGTTTTTCTCGTATTCTTCCCCTCGCAGTAATCCCGATAAAGGCACCCAGTTCCTAATCTCACGAGGTTTCATCCCTGATACCCCCATTGGGGTCGCACATTTCCTGCTACAGCGGAAAGGCCTGAGCCGGCAAATGATCGGAGAGTTCCTGGGAAATAGCAAGAGGCAATTCAACCGCGATGTCCTCGAGTGAGTGGACTGAAACACTGAGGCTATTTTATCAAAATGACCTCCTTTTCGCTATGCAGGggcatgggaaagctgggtgacatccaAAATGGCTGCCATTCCTACTACTGAAGCGCAGTCTATCACTAGGGATCCGCAGGTCGAAGACCACCGCTATAGACGGGAGGCCATGATTGACCACCCCTCCCCCGTCTCCGCTCCTCACCTGAATTGTGAAACTAGGTCATTCTGCTATTCTACACACATTACACGCTCCGAGCGCCCGCTGCACCCAAAATCCAGGGAATTAGTACAGTATGGATATTACAGACAGAGCGAGCCAAAAAAACTAAATCCAGTATTATTCCGCAATATCTCGTATTTTTGCTCACTAGATTGTGGAATAGAATCCTAGACCGGCAGTAATGACTGACACGGGATAATTCATGTTGTCTGTCTATGCCCAGACTATGAAGCGAAGCATGATGCCTGCTCCACCCATTCCATTCAAATGAGCTTTGTCCATCCAGATCCCACTGGTTCATGAATAGAGTTTGATGGAACTCTCCGAATGTTCTTATATCCGAGTTTTCTATTTTCCTCCCGCAGCTGTGTCGTGGACGAAATGGACTTTTCCAGTATGGAGCTGGACGAGGCGTTGCGAAAGTTCCAGGCCCACATCCGGGTGCAGGGCGAGGCGCAGAAGGTGGAGCGTTTGATTGAAGCCTTCAGGTGGGCCTTCTCCTACGCCAGCCATATTGTTGTGAACTTCCTCCCATCAGGATCCATGCAGGACCTGTATCAGGTCCTTGAACACATCTAATGTTTTTAAGTTTTTCTTCCCCCACGTGCTGTAGCCAGCGGTACTGTATGTGTAACCCCGACATCGTGCAGCAGTTCCACAACCCGGACACCATCTTCATCCTGGCGTTTGCCGTCATCCTTCTCAACACGGACATGTACAGCCCCAGCATTAAACCTGACCGCAAGATGATGCTAGAAGACTTCATCCGCAACCTCAGAGGTCAGCACCACCTCTATGAGGCCCACTCACCCTCATCGAGATCATGTAGGCTCAGATTCCTCATGTTTTAGCTCCAATCTTCAGCATTTCCATAAATATCCTCAAAAAATCTCAGTAGACCAAGTCCATTAGATGTCATGTTCTTGGTGTAGTGAGTGTTTTATATTCCTCCTTAGGGGTGGACGATGGAGCCGACATTCCACGGGAAATGGTGGTGGGCATCTATGAGCGGATTCAACAGAAGGAACTTAAATCTAATGAGGATCACGTGACCTATGTTACCAAGGTGGAGAAATCCATTGTCGGCATGAAGAGCGTAAGTGTGCAGTGGGATTGTGTCCTGGTAGTAGATGGTGCCATAAGGAATGTTCCATGATCATGTGTAGACAACAGATGGCCTCTCCATGCTCAGGTAGACGCTGACCTGGCCTTCTGGAATAGGTTAGGAATCACTATATGTATTGTAATTGGGTACCTATGGTTGACCATCAGTACACGTCTTGGTACTTCAGGTTGCTGATTTACTTTGTTCTTGGTAACCAAAATTAGCACCTGATACTTGAGTGCCATCAACTCCTGTCTTGCACTTACCAATCAACAACCGGCATGGTGAACACCAGCTTATACTTTAGGTTGCTGCTCAAGTTTTGGGGACCACCATCACTTGTTATGTCAAGTTGCCATCAGCTTCTGTCTTAGTCACTAAGCCAGTATTAAATCACCAACCGAGGTACCAATTGGTGGTGGCTACAGTTTTCATTTGATAGTGTAGGTTGCTGGGCATCCTCTGCTTTAAGGAACATCACCTCTTAGTATTTCAGCTTGCCAGGCAACTCCGGTCTTGGTAACCACCACCACTTGGTAGATCACCACCATCTAATACTTCCATCTTGTCTGGAGAACCATTAGAAGTCATTTTGCAGGGTAACTCCTTTCTTGGTGACCACCACCATCTAATACTTCAATCCTGTCTGGAGAGCCATGAGAAGGTTGCAGGGTAATTTCTGTCTTAGTGACCACTGCCACTTTGAATGATCGACACCTGGTATGGTGACCACCACCATAACACTACAGGTGCTCTACAAGTCCTGTCTGGGGAACCATCACCACTTGTAAGTCAGGTTGCAGGTAACTTTTGTCTTGGCGACCACTGCCACTTGGTACTTCAGGTCAACACCTGGCATGGTAACCCACCACCATCTAATACTCCAGGCCTGTCTTGGCGACCATCAGATGGCTCTACATGTACAGAATTAGTGACAGGCTGGTGCTATAGATTAGACTGGATCTACATGTAAATGGTCAGTGACTAAGTTTTGACCTTCTATGCGGCAGGTGCTGTCGGTTCCTCACAGGCGTCTCGTTTGCTGCAGCCGTCTCTTTGAGGTGACCGACGTCAATAAAGTGCAGAAACAAGCAGCACACCAGCGAGAGGTCTTCCTCTTTAATGACCTTCTCTTGGTGAGTATGggtaacagcgccacacctgaccgtgGGTTGTGGCTGGTACTGCACCCTCAGCTCCATTGAAGTGCCACACACAACCTGTGTACAAGTCTGGCACTGTTTTTTCATAGAAGGTCATGTTTCGATTCACCTCCAGTCACATTTGTACTAGTATTTATGATTTCTTGCTCAGATTTTGAAGCTTTGCCCAAAAAAGAAGACTTCCTCCACCTACACGTTCTGCCGGGCGGTGCCGCTCCTGGGGATGCAGTTTCATCTTTTTGAGAATGAATGTAAGTGGTTCCAGACGAGGTCACAGTCATGGGTGGCGCTCTTGTCCCCTGACCTGTGATGTCCGCCATTGTGACCTGTGATGTCCCCTGACCTGTGCTGTCCCTCATTGTGACCTGTGCTGTCCCCTGACCTGTGCTGTCCCTCATTGTGACCTGTGCTGTCCCTCATTGTGACCTGTGCTGTCCCTCATTGTGACCTGTGATGTCCCCCATTGTGACCTGTGCTGTCCCTCATTGTGACCTGTGATGTCCCCTGACCTGTGCTGTCCCTCATTGTGACCTGTGATGTCCCCTGACCTGTTCTGTCCCTCATTGTGACCTGTGATGTCCCCCATTGTGACCTGTGCTGTCCCTCATTGTGACCTGTGATGTCCCCTGACCTGTGCTGTCCCTCATTGTGACCTGTGATGTCCCCTGACCTGTGCTGTCCCTCATTGTGACCTGTGATGTCCCCTGACCTGTGCTGTCCCTCATTGTGACCTGTGCTGTCCCTCATTGTGACCTGTGCTGTCCCCCATTGTGACCTGTGGTGTCCCCCCACCTCCAGATTACCCGCACGGGATCACGCTGGTCAGTCCGCTCTCGGGTTCGGAGAAGAAGTTAGTGCTCCATTTTTGTGCCCTTGGAGCCGAGGAGCTGCAGAAATTCCTGGAGGATCTGAAGGAGTCGATTTGTGAAGTGACGGAGATGGAACAGATCCGCATTGAATGTGAGCGTTTGTGAGTTGTCATGTTCCTTGAGTGCCATAGTTGGGAGTTTCCCGGTAATACGGAATTTTTTAGATCTTTTCGTCTTGTATGATCCATAGTTTATCCATCTTCTATTTTACAGGGGAGCTGGAGAAGCAGCACGGGGTACGGACGACCCCCAATAAGACAAACGGGTCTCAGCTGGACATTCGGTCCACGCAGGAGTCCCCCATCGGTGAGTGGCACATTCCTACAGTGTCACAGACCCGCTCCTCATGACCCCAAGTCTACCCCGATCCAGTTTGGCTCCGGCCTGCGACGTTCCCTGTCcgatcctccccctccccctctcatcCTCTGTCTCACCCATTACACTTACTGATTGGTGGGGAGTGGTTCATGCCAATGAGAGGGTTAATCTCAATAATCCAGGTGGTCCAGGGTTCATGTTTGGGGGCAGTGGAGGGGTCATTGTCAGCACAACTTGTGATCTAGAGAAGGGTTAATGTCAATTTGCCTGCTGGTGTAGGGCAGCTAAGTGGTAAATGacgatccctggtggtctaggagagtgaATGGGTTATTAtaaggatccctggtggtctaggagagtgaATAGGTTATTAtaaggatccctggtggtctaggagagtgaATGGATTATTAtaaggatccctggtggtctaggacattgaaTGGTTTATTAtaaggatccctggtggtctaggagagtgaATGGGTTATTAtaaggatccctggtggtctaggacattacATGGGGTTAGTGTATCACTGCAGGTAcagggcagtgaaggggttgatgtatggatccctggtggtctaggagattGAATGGGTTATTAtaaggatccctggtggtctaggagagtgaATGGGCTAGTAtaaggatccctggtggtctaggagagtgaATGGGTTAGTAtaaggatccctggtggtctaggagagtgaATGGGTTATTAtaaggatccctggtggtctaggagagtgaATGGGTTATTAtaaggatccctggtggtctaggagagtgaATGGGTTATTAtaaggatccctggtggtctaggagagtgaATGGGCTAGTAtaaggatccctggtggtctaggagagtgaATGGTTTAGTAtaaggatccctggtggtctaggagagtaAATGGGCTAGTAtaaggatccctggtggtctaggagattGAATGGTTTAGTAtaaggatccctggtggtctaggagagtgaATGGGTTATTATAAGGATCCCTGTCAGTATTGCTGGTGATCTGGGCCAGTGAAAGGGGCTGTTGTCAGTATCTGTGATGGTTTAGGGCAGTAAACAAGTTGGTGtaaggatccctggtggtctagtgaagagcttaaagggaacctatcataagcaattggcctaataaaccagtatattatattattattacagtgtaacgccttctagtttttgtttctttcatgtcccagtgctgtggcatcatccagaaaatcatctttggagttaaattggttttatgaagtcacggaggcggagagtgtaacactgaagtcagggGGGGATCTCTGatctgacacctcctcctctgtgattgacatcatccaTCAGActttagtgatgtcactggatgcagaaTTACAGTGAGgagggagagctggacttcagtgttatAATCTCCGCCTCCTTTGCCTTCACAAAACCAAtgtacacctcacttcaaagtggattttctggataaAGCCACTGCACTGGGTCATGgaagaaacacaatcctgaaggtgttcagctactggacaacatactgctagtggtttattatgtccatttctgctgacaggttccctttaatatcagtATACAcgtggtctaggacagtgataAGTCCAAGATGttcacagggggaggagatagaggaagggcagtgcaaaggaggaggagagagtgGAAGGGCAGTGCAAAGGAGGAAGAGAGAGtggaagggcagtgcacaggaggaggagagcgagaggaagggcagtgcacaggaggaggagagcgagaggaagggcagtgcacaggaggaggagagagagaggaagggcagtacacaggaggaggagagagagaggaagggcagtgcacaggaggaggagagagagtggaagtgcagtgcacaggaggaggagagagagaggaagggcagtgcacaggaggaggagagagagtggaagggcagtacacaggaggagagagagtggaagggcagtgcacaggaggaggagagagagaggaagggcagtgcacaggaggaggagagagagagaggaagggcagtgcacaggaggaggagagagagaggaagggcagtgcacaggaggaggagagagagtggaagggcagtacacaggaggaggaggagagagagaggaagggcagtgcacaggaggaggagagaaagtggaagggcagtacacaggaggaggagagagagtggaagggcagtacacaggaggaggagagagagtggaagggcagtacacaggaggaggagagtggaagggcagtgcacaggaggagagagagaggaagggcagtacacaggaggaggagagagagtggaagggcagtgcaaaggaggaggagagagtggaagggcagtgcaaaggaggaagagagagaggaagggcagtgcacaggaggaggagagagagaggaagggcagtgcacaggaggaggagagagagagaggaagggcagtgcacaggaggaggagagagagaggaagggcagtgcacaggaggaggagagagagaggaagggcagtgcacaggaggaggagagagagaggaagggcagtgcacaggaggaggagagagagtggaagggcagtgcacaggaggaggagagagagaggaagggcagtgcacaggaggaggagagagagaggaagggcagtgcacaggaggaggagagagagaggaagggcagtgcacaggaggaggagagagaggaagggcagtgcacaggaggaggagagagaggaagggcagtgcacaggaggaggagagagaggaagggcaatgcacaggaggaggagagagagaggaagggcagtgcacaggaggaggagagagagaggaagggcagtgcacaggaggaggagagagagtggaagggcagtacacaggaggagagagagtggaagggcagtacacaggagagagagtggaagggcagtgcacaggaggaggagagagagaggaagggcagtgcacaggaggaggagagagagaggaagggcagtgcacaggaggaggagagagagtggaagggcagtacacaggaggaggaggagagagaatggaagggcagtgcacaggaggaggagagagagtggacgggcagtacacaggaggaggagagagaatggaagggcagtgcacaggaggagcagagagagtggaagggcagtgcacaggaggaggagagagagtggaagggcagtgcacaggaggaggagagagagaggaagggcagtacacaggaggaggagagagagtggaagggcagtacacaggaggaggagagagagaggaagggcagtgcacaggaggaggagagagagaggaagggcagtgcacaggaggaggagagagagaggaagggcagtacacaggaggaggagagagagaggaagggcagtgcacaggaggaggagagagaggaagggcagtgcacaggaggaggagagagagaggaagggcagtgcacaggaggaggagagagagaggaagggcagtgcacaggaggaggagagagagaggaagggcagtgcacaggaggaggagagagaggaagggcagtgcacaggaggaggagagagaggaagggcagtgcacaggaggaggagagagaggaagggcaatgcacaggaggaggagagagagaggaagggcagtgcacaggaggaggagagagagaggaagggcagtgcacaggaggaggagagagagtggaagggcagtacacaggaggagagagagtggaagggcagtgcacaggaggaggagagagagaggaagggcagtgcacaggaggaggagagagagagaggaagggcagtgcacaggaggaggagagagagtggaagggcagtacacaggaggaggaggagagagaatggaagggcagtgcacaggaggaggagagagagtggacgggcagtacacaggaggaggagagagaatggaagggcagtgcacag
Proteins encoded:
- the IQSEC3 gene encoding IQ motif and SEC7 domain-containing protein 3 isoform X5, with protein sequence MMMENLLENPVRAVLYLRELTTIVQNQQSLIHTQRQRIDELERRLDQLDTENRNLRDLHQPHTPAPVPQQSRSAPGSPAHQPPSSEPEPPQPQQQPPSLCKAVLGRKAENETVLHQFCCPVADAEQKPSPPSDDSCSKKLLCTAWDVREGDDQSCISPKHPGEEESLTKPSLHHTGSPVRLQRGKTTATCSHGTTSSDYELSLDLKNKQIEMLEHKYGGHVVSRRAACTIQTAFRQYQLSKNFEKIRDSLLQSRLPRRISLRKVRVHNPESFPSAEKALLESYNLMGIPLVRSPSLPATISGALTELEDSFTEQVQSLAKSIDDALSTWSLKTMCAFPEAGSYQIREAFMHQNPELEPPKLEEGQGEDGHLGNLPKSSSTLMMAFRDVTVQIDNNNISVSSSTSLSMSNCLAGSQNPKPEEERAGGEVTLDPPIQEPSVHEAHLIQNSFPEVNGDGVGKELVGPVPTETEPTDLSEQLSSSSTSTSAKSVSEVSSKEALQAMILSLPRYYCENPASCRSPTLSTDTMRKRLYRIGLNLFNINPDKGTQFLISRGFIPDTPIGVAHFLLQRKGLSRQMIGEFLGNSKRQFNRDVLDCVVDEMDFSSMELDEALRKFQAHIRVQGEAQKVERLIEAFSQRYCMCNPDIVQQFHNPDTIFILAFAVILLNTDMYSPSIKPDRKMMLEDFIRNLRGVDDGADIPREMVVGIYERIQQKELKSNEDHVTYVTKVEKSIVGMKSVLSVPHRRLVCCSRLFEVTDVNKVQKQAAHQREVFLFNDLLLILKLCPKKKTSSTYTFCRAVPLLGMQFHLFENEYYPHGITLVSPLSGSEKKLVLHFCALGAEELQKFLEDLKESICEVTEMEQIRIEWELEKQHGVRTTPNKTNGSQLDIRSTQESPIVHLIF
- the IQSEC3 gene encoding IQ motif and SEC7 domain-containing protein 3 isoform X2, which produces MMMENLLENPVRAVLYLRELTTIVQNQQSLIHTQRQRIDELERRLDQLDTENRNLRDLHQPHTPAPVPQQSRSAPGSPAHQPPSSEPEPPQPQQQPPSLCKAVLGRKAENETVLHQFCCPVADAEQKPSPPSDDSCSKKLLCTAWDVREGDDQSCISPKHPGEEESLTKPSLHHTGSPVRLQRGKTTATCSHGTTSSDYELSLDLKNKQIEMLEHKYGGHVVSRRAACTIQTAFRQYQLSKNFEKIRDSLLQSRLPRRISLRKVRVHNPESFPSAEKALLESYNLMGIPLVRSPSLPATISGALTELEDSFTEQVQSLAKSIDDALSTWSLKTMCAFPEAGSYQIREAFMHQNPELEPPKLEEGQGEDGHLGNLPKSSSTLMMAFRDVTVQIDNNNISVSSSTSLSMSNCLAGSQNPKPEEERAGGEVTLDPPIQEPSVHEAHLIQNSFPEVNGDGVGKELVGPVPTETEPTDLSEQLSSSSTSTSAKSVSEVSSKEALQAMILSLPRYYCENPASCRSPTLSTDTMRKRLYRIGLNLFNINPDKGTQFLISRGFIPDTPIGVAHFLLQRKGLSRQMIGEFLGNSKRQFNRDVLDCVVDEMDFSSMELDEALRKFQAHIRVQGEAQKVERLIEAFSQRYCMCNPDIVQQFHNPDTIFILAFAVILLNTDMYSPSIKPDRKMMLEDFIRNLRGVDDGADIPREMVVGIYERIQQKELKSNEDHVTYVTKVEKSIVGMKSVLSVPHRRLVCCSRLFEVTDVNKVQKQAAHQREVFLFNDLLLILKLCPKKKTSSTYTFCRAVPLLGMQFHLFENEYYPHGITLVSPLSGSEKKLVLHFCALGAEELQKFLEDLKESICEVTEMEQIRIEWELEKQHGVRTTPNKTNGSQLDIRSTQESPIGFRRPSTAPPRGQRMELRAARLLMGSGRRCRPPPTTGSCSVSRLSR
- the IQSEC3 gene encoding IQ motif and SEC7 domain-containing protein 3 isoform X1, yielding MMMENLLENPVRAVLYLRELTTIVQNQQSLIHTQRQRIDELERRLDQLDTENRNLRDLHQPHTPAPVPQQSRSAPGSPAHQPPSSEPEPPQPQQQPPSLCKAVLGRKAENETVLHQFCCPVADAEQKPSPPSDDSCSKKLLCTAWDVREGDDQSCISPKHPGEEESLTKPSLHHTGSPVRLQRGKTTATCSHGTTSSDYELSLDLKNKQIEMLEHKYGGHVVSRRAACTIQTAFRQYQLSKNFEKIRDSLLQSRLPRRISLRKVRVHNPESFPSAEKALLESYNLMGIPLVRSPSLPATISGALTELEDSFTEQVQSLAKSIDDALSTWSLKTMCAFPEAGSYQIREAFMHQNPELEPPKLEEGQGEDGHLGNLPKSSSTLMMAFRDVTVQIDNNNISVSSSTSLSMSNCLAGSQNPKPEEERAGGEVTLDPPIQEPSVHEAHLIQNSFPEVNGDGVGKELVGPVPTETEPTDLSEQLSSSSTSTSAKSVSEVSSKEALQAMILSLPRYYCENPASCRSPTLSTDTMRKRLYRIGLNLFNINPDKGTQFLISRGFIPDTPIGVAHFLLQRKGLSRQMIGEFLGNSKRQFNRDVLDCVVDEMDFSSMELDEALRKFQAHIRVQGEAQKVERLIEAFSQRYCMCNPDIVQQFHNPDTIFILAFAVILLNTDMYSPSIKPDRKMMLEDFIRNLRGVDDGADIPREMVVGIYERIQQKELKSNEDHVTYVTKVEKSIVGMKSVLSVPHRRLVCCSRLFEVTDVNKVQKQAAHQREVFLFNDLLLILKLCPKKKTSSTYTFCRAVPLLGMQFHLFENEYYPHGITLVSPLSGSEKKLVLHFCALGAEELQKFLEDLKESICEVTEMEQIRIEWELEKQHGVRTTPNKTNGSQLDIRSTQESPIGKRQSPEKDTDSAVEVSIHNRLQTSQHSAPQGPENGAPGSTAPNGQREALQAAPYDRLLQCQQIVKVIVLDTPGRALPAIDQTVTRYLSGSCSSTPLRSVGGAVHQPPLPPPPPPYNHPHQYCPPGVLLRERRYSSGSRSLV
- the IQSEC3 gene encoding IQ motif and SEC7 domain-containing protein 3 isoform X3, which translates into the protein MMMENLLENPVRAVLYLRELTTIVQNQQSLIHTQRQRIDELERRLDQLDTENRNLRDLHQPHTPAPVPQQSRSAPGSPAHQPPSSEPEPPQPQQQPPSLCKAVLGRKAENETVLHQFCCPVADAEQKPSPPSDDSCSKKLLCTAWDVREGDDQSCISPKHPGEEESLTKPSLHHTGSPVRLQRGKTTATCSHGTTSSDYELSLDLKNKQIEMLEHKYGGHVVSRRAACTIQTAFRQYQLSKNFEKIRDSLLQSRLPRRISLRKVRVHNPESFPSAEKALLESYNLMGIPLVRSPSLPATISGALTELEDSFTEQVQSLAKSIDDALSTWSLKTMCAFPEAGSYQIREAFMHQNPELEPPKLEEGQGEDGHLGNLPKSSSTLMMAFRDVTVQIDNNNISVSSSTSLSMSNCLAGSQNPKPEEERAGGEVTLDPPIQEPSVHEAHLIQNSFPEVNGDGVGKELVGPVPTETEPTDLSEQLSSSSTSTSAKSVSEVSSKEALQAMILSLPRYYCENPASCRSPTLSTDTMRKRLYRIGLNLFNINPDKGTQFLISRGFIPDTPIGVAHFLLQRKGLSRQMIGEFLGNSKRQFNRDVLDCVVDEMDFSSMELDEALRKFQAHIRVQGEAQKVERLIEAFSQRYCMCNPDIVQQFHNPDTIFILAFAVILLNTDMYSPSIKPDRKMMLEDFIRNLRGVDDGADIPREMVVGIYERIQQKELKSNEDHVTYVTKVEKSIVGMKSVLSVPHRRLVCCSRLFEVTDVNKVQKQAAHQREVFLFNDLLLILKLCPKKKTSSTYTFCRAVPLLGMQFHLFENEYYPHGITLVSPLSGSEKKLVLHFCALGAEELQKFLEDLKESICEVTEMEQIRIEWELEKQHGVRTTPNKTNGSQLDIRSTQESPIGKRQSPEKDTDSAVEASDVPAQRPPGAREWSSGQHGS
- the IQSEC3 gene encoding IQ motif and SEC7 domain-containing protein 3 isoform X4, which translates into the protein MMMENLLENPVRAVLYLRELTTIVQNQQSLIHTQRQRIDELERRLDQLDTENRNLRDLHQPHTPAPVPQQSRSAPGSPAHQPPSSEPEPPQPQQQPPSLCKAVLGRKAENETVLHQFCCPVADAEQKPSPPSDDSCSKKLLCTAWDVREGDDQSCISPKHPGEEESLTKPSLHHTGSPVRLQRGKTTATCSHGTTSSDYELSLDLKNKQIEMLEHKYGGHVVSRRAACTIQTAFRQYQLSKNFEKIRDSLLQSRLPRRISLRKVRVHNPESFPSAEKALLESYNLMGIPLVRSPSLPATISGALTELEDSFTEQVQSLAKSIDDALSTWSLKTMCAFPEAGSYQIREAFMHQNPELEPPKLEEGQGEDGHLGNLPKSSSTLMMAFRDVTVQIDNNNISVSSSTSLSMSNCLAGSQNPKPEEERAGGEVTLDPPIQEPSVHEAHLIQNSFPEVNGDGVGKELVGPVPTETEPTDLSEQLSSSSTSTSAKSVSEVSSKEALQAMILSLPRYYCENPASCRSPTLSTDTMRKRLYRIGLNLFNINPDKGTQFLISRGFIPDTPIGVAHFLLQRKGLSRQMIGEFLGNSKRQFNRDVLDCVVDEMDFSSMELDEALRKFQAHIRVQGEAQKVERLIEAFSQRYCMCNPDIVQQFHNPDTIFILAFAVILLNTDMYSPSIKPDRKMMLEDFIRNLRGVDDGADIPREMVVGIYERIQQKELKSNEDHVTYVTKVEKSIVGMKSVLSVPHRRLVCCSRLFEVTDVNKVQKQAAHQREVFLFNDLLLILKLCPKKKTSSTYTFCRAVPLLGMQFHLFENEYYPHGITLVSPLSGSEKKLVLHFCALGAEELQKFLEDLKESICEVTEMEQIRIEWELEKQHGVRTTPNKTNGSQLDIRSTQESPIGVNSQQASDVPAQRPPGAREWSSGQHGS